The nucleotide window CCGCGAGGTGACGTACGGCCCCACGCTCGCGGTCGCGCGCTCCCTGGCCGCCGCGAGTCCGGGACCGACCTTCTGTCTGTTACGTGTCCGGGCAGGGGACCGATCAGCACCGCGCGCGGGCGGGTGATGGCGGGCGGGTGATGTGGGCGCGGGTCAAGGGGGAGACGGGGAACGCGCTGCCGGCACTGGAGGGCGTGGACGCGTACCTGTTCCGGCCGGGGCTCGTCCGGCCGCTGCACGGGATCAGGTCCAGGACGCGGTCGTACCGTGTGGTCCACGCGGTGACCGGCCGCCTGCTGCCGGTCCTGCGGAAGCCGGCGCCCCGGTCGCTCACCACGACGGAACAGGCCGGCCTGGCGATGGTCGCGGTGGCCCGTGGCGGGCCCGGGGAGCGGGTGCTGGGGACCGCGGAGATCAACAGGCTCGCGGGGGCGTGAGGGGCGCTTCTGCCGCGCTCCGAGGCGCGGGACGGGGCGCGGTGGGGCGCGCCGGTGGGGCGAGGTGGTGGGCCGGTGGGTCCGGCCGAGGTGGTGGGCCGGGGGCGGGACAGGTGCCCCGGCCGTGGTGGCCGGCCGGGGCGCGGGGCCGTGGTGGCCTGTGTCAGGCGGCCTTCGACGTGAACTGCTCCGCGAGGGTCCGGCCCTTGGCGGCCGCGTCCTCCAGGGCCTTGGCGCGGGACGCCTCGGCGAGCGGGACCAGCTCCGCCATCGCCGGGACCTGCGAGGCCATCGTGAGCTCCGGGACGATGAACTCGACGTCCAGGCCGAGCATGTCCTTGAGGACGGCCTCCAGGTAGTTCCGCACGTACTCGTAGCCCTCACGGGGCGTGCCCGGCCCGTAGGCGCCGCCGCGGCTGGCCACGATGGTGACCGGGGTGCCCTTGGCGGTCGGGGTCTCACCGGCCGTGCGGCCGACGACGATCACGTTGTCCAGCCACGCCTTGAGGGTCGAGGGGATCGAGAAGTTGTACATGGGCGCGCCGATCAGCACGGCGTCCGCCCCCTCCAGCTCCTCGATGAACTCCAGGCGCCGGGCGAAGGCCGCGGCCTGCTCCGGGGTGTGCTCCGAGGGGTCGGTGAAGGCGGCGGTGTGACCGTCGGCCGAGATGTGCGGGACCGGGTTCGCGTAGAGGTCGCGGTAGACCACCGTGCCCTCCGGGTGCTCCTCCTCCCAGGCCTTGCGGAAGGCGTCCGTGACGGCGCGGGACGCCGAGGCGGAACCGGGGAGGACGGACGAGTCGATGTGCAACAGGGTGGCCATGGGATCTCCGGATGAGTGTGCTCGAAAAGGGCTTCGCTTTAGTACGTCACTATCAATAACACAGGAGCTTACTTTTTTTCATCCCCAAGTCGGGAAGACAGTACTCTGAGGGCATGGCGCTGCAGGAAAACCACGACGCTGCGTCGTGCCGACGGGTCGACGACGGCATCACCCGCGTCTTCCAGGTGCTCGGTAAACGCTGGACGGGCCCGATCGTGGCGGTGCTCCTGCCCGCCCCCGTGCACTTCGCCGACCTGCGCCGGGCCATCCCCGGCATCAGCGAGCGCATGCTCTCCGACCGGCTGACCGAACTGGCGGGCGTCGGAGTGGTGGTGCGCGAGGTCGACGAGGGCCCGCCGCTGCGCGTCTCCTACCGCCTCACGGAGGCCGGCTCCGCGCTGGAGCCCGCGCTCACCGAACTGGGCGCGTGGGCGGAGAAGTACCTGACGGAGGAAGGCCGTTGCCCGGAGCGGTTCCGGAAGTAGCGGTCGAGGGCCCGGGGGCAGCGGCGAGGGCCCGGGGGCAGCGGCGGTGGCCCGGGGGTAGCGGCGGTGGACCGGGGGTAGCGGCGGTGGACCGGGGGCTGTGCCGGGGGCGTCCGCCCGGACTGAGCTGTGGGTTTCCACAACCGGGGAGTTGTCCACAGGGGCGCACGCGGATCGGCGGCCGGGGGTACGGTCGTCACGCATTGATGTTCGTGCGTGACGGTGTTCGTGTGCGGGGGAGGCGGTTCGGGGTGAGTGGTACCGGTGGTGC belongs to Streptomyces sp. V3I8 and includes:
- a CDS encoding FMN-dependent NADH-azoreductase gives rise to the protein MATLLHIDSSVLPGSASASRAVTDAFRKAWEEEHPEGTVVYRDLYANPVPHISADGHTAAFTDPSEHTPEQAAAFARRLEFIEELEGADAVLIGAPMYNFSIPSTLKAWLDNVIVVGRTAGETPTAKGTPVTIVASRGGAYGPGTPREGYEYVRNYLEAVLKDMLGLDVEFIVPELTMASQVPAMAELVPLAEASRAKALEDAAAKGRTLAEQFTSKAA
- a CDS encoding helix-turn-helix domain-containing protein, yielding MALQENHDAASCRRVDDGITRVFQVLGKRWTGPIVAVLLPAPVHFADLRRAIPGISERMLSDRLTELAGVGVVVREVDEGPPLRVSYRLTEAGSALEPALTELGAWAEKYLTEEGRCPERFRK